The Buchnera aphidicola (Cavariella theobaldi) DNA window ATTGTTTCATATTACCTCTAGAATATACATTTTTATTTTAAAATATATTTTTTAGAAACTAAGTTTGTTTATAATTTCATTATATGAAAACTTAGTTTCTATTATGCTATACTGAAATATACTTTCTATTCATATTGATTATTGGATTGCTAAGTATTTTTTAATCTAATATATATATTTTCTGCTACATTTCTCTATGAATATACTTTCTTAAAATGCAAATAAAAAAAATAATTTTGATAAAATAAAACTCTTGAATATTTTTATTTTCATTTTGACATATTATAAAAAATTAATATATGCATATTTTTATTATTTCTGAAATATAATTTTTTTTAATAATGCTATCACGCAATTAGCACCTTATCAAAATGTTATAAATTTTATTTTTCAAAAAATATTTTTTAAAAGTGTTATTCAGTATTTTTAGCTGCTTTAAAAGCATCTGCCATAGCGCTAGAAAAATTGTCATCAGAATTTTTTTGACACGTTAAATCCTCTTTAAGATTTTCTTCAATCCAATGAAGATTTACATAAATTATTCTGTTTTTACGATCGATATTTATTATTTTAACTAAAATTTTATCATTAATTTTTATTTTTTGTATAAAATTATTAACATCTATATGCGTAATATCAGAAAATCTCATATGTCCTTCAACATTTTCCGACAATTCTACTATTGCACTTTTACTATCAAAAGATTTCACTTTAGCGGGAATAATTAATGATTTATTTAAAATAGTTATATATTCATTTAGAGGATCATCTTCTAATTGTTTTATTCCTAATGAAATTCGCTCTCTTTCTGCATCAACTTGTAAAACAACAGCTGATATTTCATCACCCTTTTTATATTGTCTTACAGCTTCCTCACCAGGACGACTCCAGGAAATATCAGATAAGTGGACCAATCCATCTATTCCGCCATTTAAACCTATAAAAATACCAAAGTCTGTAATAGACTTAATTTTTCCAGAAACATGCACACCTTTGTTATGTGTTTCAGAAAATTGTTGCCATGGATTTATTTTACATTGTTTTAAACCAAGCGAAATACGACGACGATCCTCATCAATATCTAAAACCATTACCTCTACTTTATCATTAACGCTCACTACTTTAGATGGATGAATATTTTTATTAGTCCAATCCATTTCAGATACATGAACTAATCCTTCTACTCCCTCTTCAATCTCTACAAAACAGCCGTAATCTGTCAAATTAGTTACACGTCCACTTAATTTAGTACATTCTGGATAGCGTTTAGAAATAGCTATCCATGGATCTTCACCTAATTGTTTTAATCCTAAAGATACTCTTGTTCTTTCTCGATCAAATTTTAAAATTTTAACATTGATTTCATCGCCCACATTTACAATTTCACTTGGATGTTTTACTCGTTTCCAAGCCATATCTGTAATATGTAATAATCCATCTACTCCCCCTAAATCTACAAATGCGCCATAATCTGTTAAATTTTTAACAATACCCTTAACATGAATTCCTTCTTGTAAATTTTCTAGTAATTGATCTCTTTCAGCACTGTTTTCTGATTCAATTACCGCTCTTCGAGATACAACAACATTATTACGTTTTTGATCTAATTTGATAACTTTAAATTCTAATTCTTTTCCTTCTAAATGTATTGTCTCTCGAATAGGTCGAATATCAACTAAAGAACCAGGTAAAAAAGCACGTATATCATTTAATTCAACAGTAAATCCTCCTTTGACTTTACCATTGATTATCCCAATTACTGTTTCTTCTTTTTTGTGTGCATCTTCTAATACCAACCATGCTTCATGACGTTTGGCTTTTTCACGCGATAATATAGTTTCACCGAAACCATCTTCTATCGCATCTAAAGCTACATCAATTTCATCACCTACCTTAATATCTAATAATCCTTGAGAATTCTTAAATTGTTCAATAGGAATAGAAGATTCAGATTTTAAGCCTGCGTCTACTAAAACTATATCTTTTTCTATTGAAACAATGACTCCACGAATAATAGATCCTGGTCGAGTTTTAATCTCTTTTAGAGATTGTTCAAACAATTGAGCAAAAGATTCATTCATATTAATAATTTCAAGAAACTTTTATGTAACATCTATTTTAGCTTCATGCAAAATGAGGTTGTTTTAATATGCCTGATAATAATCCCTATTATAGGGCGTAATATTAAAAAAATAAAAATTCTATATTTTTATTTTTTTGAGTATATATATCATAGAAATGTTAACAACTTCTAAAAAACTCATATTAGTTGAATTTAATATTATAGCATTTTTTGATGGGTATAAAGGAGAAATTAATCGATTTTCATCACGCTGATCACGATCTTGAATTTCTTTTAATAACTGCTTATAATCTACATTATATCCATTTTTTTTAAGTTCTAAAAATCTTCTTTTAGTTCGGCATTCTAAGCTAGCATTTAAAAAAAATTTCAGTATCGCATCTGGAAAGACAACAGTTCCCATATCACGACCTTCTGCTATTAATCCTGGAAGACAGCGAAATGATTGTTGTTTTTTTAATAATATTCTTCTTATATAAGGATAAGTGGATAATTGAGAAGCAAGATTACTAATATTATGAGAGTGAAGATAATAAAAAATATTTTTTTCACATTTTGTTATTTTTGATTGCGCTTTTTTAATTAAAGAAAAATCAAATTTTCTTGCAATAGGAATAATATTATTTTCAATAATAGAAACATTTTTTTGTAAAGCTAATAAAGCAATTATGCGATAAATTAAACCTGACTCTAATAAAGACCAATTTAACTTATTGGCTATTTTTTTAGACAATGCACTTTTTCCAACGCCACTTGGTCCATCAATTGTAATAACAGGAGCTAATTTTATCATAATAATCTTTTAATTAAATATAAGGTATTTAAAAATATAAAAATATTTTATAAAATATTATCTAATCACTAATAGTACTAATTGATAAAAATTTTTGAAAATAAGATGGAAAAGTTTTTTCAACACACTTGGGATTTAATATATTAACACCAATATTTGATAGCGATATAAGTGAAAAACACATAGCCATTCTATGATCATTATAAGTATTAATATTTGAATAACAAAAAGATTTTGGGGGAGAAATTGATAAAAAATCTTTTCCTTCTTGAATTATAGCACCAATTTTTTTTAATTCATTAGCCATAGCAGACAATCGATCAGTCTCCTTTACTCTCCAATTATATATATTACGAATTACTGTGGTACCTTTTGAAAATAGAGCGACTATAGCAATAGTCATTGCCGCATCTGGAATATGATTCATATCCAAATCTATTGAATATAAATTATTGCGAATACATGTAATAGAATAATCTTCCCAAATAATGCGCGCTCCCATTTTTTCAAGAACATGAGCAAATTTAATATCACCTTGCACGCTTTTCTTTCCCACTCCTTTTACTGTAACAGCACCACCTTTAATCGCAGCAGCCGCTAAAAAATAAGAAGCAGAAGAAGCATCTCCTTCTATCCAATATTCTCCAGGTGATTGATATTGTTGATTTCCTTGAATATAAAAAATAGAATAATTATCATTTTTAATACTAATTTTAAAAATAGCCATTAAATATATAGTAATATCGATATAAGGTTTAGATACTAAAGAACCTTTGATAAATATAGTAGTATCTTTTTTAGCCAATGGTGCAATGATTAATAACGCTGTTAAAAATTGACTCGAGATGCTACCATCTAAGATAATAGACCCCCCAATAAAACCACCATAAATGCAAACAGGAGGATATCCTGTTTTTTTTTCATAATTTATAACCGCACCGCCTTGTTGCAAAGCATGTATAAGATGTTTAATCGGTCTTTCGTGCATTCTTTTATCTCCACTCAAAATAACATTATTTTTCTTTAAAGAAAATGCTGCTAGCAAAGGCCGCATAGCAGTTCCAGCATTTCCTAAAAATAATGAAATTGGTTGAGATAACTGAAAAGCTTGACCAATACCATGCATGTGACAAGTACGTTTATCGGCTGAAAGAGAATAGTGAATACCTATATTTTTTAAAGCAAGTAACATATATTTAACATCATCGCTATCCAATAAATTTTTTAATACTGTCACACCTTTAGACATCGCAGATATTAATAATACTCGATTAGAAATACTTTTAGAACCAGGTAAATACACAGTTCCATTAACACCAGTAATGGATTTTAATTTTAAACATTCTTCCATAATGAATTATACACTCTATGTAATGATAATAAAAAATGTATTTTTTTAATTGAATTAATTATTTACCCATATCTATTTTGAAAATGTAACATAAATTCCACTAAACATCGAACTCCTGATAATGGCATGGCATTATAGATCGATGCTCTTATACCACCGACCACAGAATGACCTCTTAAGCCAATCAAACCATATTCATATGCTGTTTTTAAAAATATCTCATTTAATTTCGGATCTATTATGTTAAAGACAACATTCATTTTTGATCGATTCTTTGCAGATATATTATTCGTATAAAAATTACTATTATCTATTGTTTTATATAATAAACGAGATTTTATTTCATTTTTTTTTTCTATTTTTTTGAGTCCTCCTTGTTTTTTTAACCATTTAAATACTAAACCTGACAAATACCAAGAAAATGTAGGTGGAGTATTATACATAGAATTGTATTTTGATAATATTCGATAATCTAAAATTGAAGGAGGTAGAGAGGTGGTATTTCTTAACAAGCTTTCTCGAATAATAATTATTGTTATCCCTGCAGGTCCAATGTTTTTTTGAGCTCCAGCATAAATAAGATCATAATTTTCAATATTAATATCACGAGAAAGAAGTACAGATGAAAAATCACCAATAATAATATTTTTAAAGCCATTTGGTTCTTCATAAATAGCTATACCATCAATTGTTTCATTTGGACAATAATGAATATATTTAGCATATTTACTTATATTCCATTGAGACATCGGCAAGAGAGAAACAACATTATTACATATTGTTTTAATATTTATATTATTAGGTATACAATATTTTCTTGCTTCTATTTCTGCGCACTGAGACCAATAACCACTATTAATGTAATCTACATTCTGAGAATTGCTTAGCAAATTCATAGGTACAGCGGAAAACTGACCTCTAGCGCCACCTTGACAAAATAATACTTTATAAGATTCTGGAATCCGTAATAAATCTCTTAAGTCTTTTTCCGATTCTTCTGCAATATCAATAAAGTCTTTACTACGATGGCTAATTTCCATCACAGATAAACGCAATTGTTTCCAATTTTGTAATTCTTTTTTCGCTTGACGAAGTACTATTTTAGGAATCATTGCTGGACCAGCGCTAAAATTGTAAACTACATTCATTATTTCACCAATATTTATTTTTTAAATATTTTATATTTTTATTAATTTATAAATTTTAAATTTTGCATATATTTTTGTAATATTTTTGGCACTTCTATGCGACCATCAGAACATTGATAATTTTCTAATATTGCAGCTAATGTTCGACCTACAGCTAATCCAGAACCGTTTAATGTATGCAAAAAACAAGTTTTTTTTGTAATATTATTTCGATATCTTGCTTTCATTCTACGCGCTTGAAAATCGAGCATATTAGAACAAGAAGACACTTCTCTATACTTTTTTTGAGAAGGAAACCACACTTCTAAATCATAAGTTTTTGATGCGGCAAAACTAATTTCTCCAGCGCATAATAGCATTTTTCTATATGGTAGTTCTAAAAGTTTTAATACTTTTTCTGCATGATTAGTTAATTGCTCCAATGCTTTTTTTGATTTTTCTGGTTGAATAATTTGCACTAATTCTACTTTATCAAATTGATGTAGTCTAATTAATCCTTTGGTATCACGACCATAAGAAGAAGCTTCTGATCGAAAACAAGGAGTGTGTGCAGTAAGCATAATAGGTAATACTTTTTCGTTAACTATTTGATTACTGACTAAATTAGTTAAAGGCACTTCTGCTGTAGGAATTAAGATATAATTATCTTTATTAGAGGATTTAATATGAAATAAATCATCACTAAATTTAGGTAATTGTCCTGTTCCATATAACGAATTTCTATTAACTAAGTAAGGCACATAAACTTCTATATAACCATGACTAGTTGTATGTAAATCTAACATAAATTGACTTAATGCACGATGTAAAAGAGCAATATTACCTTTCATTACTACAAATCGTGCACCAGATATATGAGCTGAAGATTGCCAATCTAATCCATTATATTTTTTTCCAATTTCGATGTGATCCTTAATTTCAAAATTATAATTTCTTTTTTCACCCCAACATTTAATTATTTTATTATCACAATAGTTTTTTCCTTCAGG harbors:
- the rpsA gene encoding 30S ribosomal protein S1 codes for the protein MNESFAQLFEQSLKEIKTRPGSIIRGVIVSIEKDIVLVDAGLKSESSIPIEQFKNSQGLLDIKVGDEIDVALDAIEDGFGETILSREKAKRHEAWLVLEDAHKKEETVIGIINGKVKGGFTVELNDIRAFLPGSLVDIRPIRETIHLEGKELEFKVIKLDQKRNNVVVSRRAVIESENSAERDQLLENLQEGIHVKGIVKNLTDYGAFVDLGGVDGLLHITDMAWKRVKHPSEIVNVGDEINVKILKFDRERTRVSLGLKQLGEDPWIAISKRYPECTKLSGRVTNLTDYGCFVEIEEGVEGLVHVSEMDWTNKNIHPSKVVSVNDKVEVMVLDIDEDRRRISLGLKQCKINPWQQFSETHNKGVHVSGKIKSITDFGIFIGLNGGIDGLVHLSDISWSRPGEEAVRQYKKGDEISAVVLQVDAERERISLGIKQLEDDPLNEYITILNKSLIIPAKVKSFDSKSAIVELSENVEGHMRFSDITHIDVNNFIQKIKINDKILVKIINIDRKNRIIYVNLHWIEENLKEDLTCQKNSDDNFSSAMADAFKAAKNTE
- the cmk gene encoding (d)CMP kinase, whose translation is MIKLAPVITIDGPSGVGKSALSKKIANKLNWSLLESGLIYRIIALLALQKNVSIIENNIIPIARKFDFSLIKKAQSKITKCEKNIFYYLHSHNISNLASQLSTYPYIRRILLKKQQSFRCLPGLIAEGRDMGTVVFPDAILKFFLNASLECRTKRRFLELKKNGYNVDYKQLLKEIQDRDQRDENRLISPLYPSKNAIILNSTNMSFLEVVNISMIYILKKIKI
- the aroA gene encoding 3-phosphoshikimate 1-carboxyvinyltransferase, with amino-acid sequence MEECLKLKSITGVNGTVYLPGSKSISNRVLLISAMSKGVTVLKNLLDSDDVKYMLLALKNIGIHYSLSADKRTCHMHGIGQAFQLSQPISLFLGNAGTAMRPLLAAFSLKKNNVILSGDKRMHERPIKHLIHALQQGGAVINYEKKTGYPPVCIYGGFIGGSIILDGSISSQFLTALLIIAPLAKKDTTIFIKGSLVSKPYIDITIYLMAIFKISIKNDNYSIFYIQGNQQYQSPGEYWIEGDASSASYFLAAAAIKGGAVTVKGVGKKSVQGDIKFAHVLEKMGARIIWEDYSITCIRNNLYSIDLDMNHIPDAAMTIAIVALFSKGTTVIRNIYNWRVKETDRLSAMANELKKIGAIIQEGKDFLSISPPKSFCYSNINTYNDHRMAMCFSLISLSNIGVNILNPKCVEKTFPSYFQKFLSISTISD
- the serC gene encoding 3-phosphoserine/phosphohydroxythreonine transaminase, with amino-acid sequence MNVVYNFSAGPAMIPKIVLRQAKKELQNWKQLRLSVMEISHRSKDFIDIAEESEKDLRDLLRIPESYKVLFCQGGARGQFSAVPMNLLSNSQNVDYINSGYWSQCAEIEARKYCIPNNINIKTICNNVVSLLPMSQWNISKYAKYIHYCPNETIDGIAIYEEPNGFKNIIIGDFSSVLLSRDINIENYDLIYAGAQKNIGPAGITIIIIRESLLRNTTSLPPSILDYRILSKYNSMYNTPPTFSWYLSGLVFKWLKKQGGLKKIEKKNEIKSRLLYKTIDNSNFYTNNISAKNRSKMNVVFNIIDPKLNEIFLKTAYEYGLIGLRGHSVVGGIRASIYNAMPLSGVRCLVEFMLHFQNRYG
- the serS gene encoding serine--tRNA ligase, translating into MLNPDLLRYDLHNLAKKLLKKGFELDTLQISSMEEERKNLQIKTETLQCQHNILSNLVKNAKFLKKKDELLKQKVIKSNKNLHLFQMKLKRLQEKIHNFSILIPNFPSEDIPEGKNYCDNKIIKCWGEKRNYNFEIKDHIEIGKKYNGLDWQSSAHISGARFVVMKGNIALLHRALSQFMLDLHTTSHGYIEVYVPYLVNRNSLYGTGQLPKFSDDLFHIKSSNKDNYILIPTAEVPLTNLVSNQIVNEKVLPIMLTAHTPCFRSEASSYGRDTKGLIRLHQFDKVELVQIIQPEKSKKALEQLTNHAEKVLKLLELPYRKMLLCAGEISFAASKTYDLEVWFPSQKKYREVSSCSNMLDFQARRMKARYRNNITKKTCFLHTLNGSGLAVGRTLAAILENYQCSDGRIEVPKILQKYMQNLKFIN